From Peromyscus maniculatus bairdii isolate BWxNUB_F1_BW_parent chromosome 8, HU_Pman_BW_mat_3.1, whole genome shotgun sequence, a single genomic window includes:
- the LOC102926494 gene encoding olfactory receptor 1D2: protein MDGGNQSGDSEFLLLGLSEVPEHQRILFWTFLSMYLVTVVGNVLIILAIGSDSHLHTPMYFFLANLSFTDLFFVTNTIPKMLVNLQSQNKAISYTGCLTQLYFLVSLVALDNLILAVMAYDRYVAICRPLHYTTAMSPKLCILLLILCWALSILYGLIHTILMTKVAFCGSRKIHYIFCEMYVLLRLACSDTRINHLVLIATGCFIFFAPFGLMIISYIWIVRAIVRIPSASSKYKAFSTCASHLAVVALFYGTLCMVYLQPLHTYSMKDSVATVMYAVVTPMMNPFIYSLRNKDMHGALGRLLRKPIQRLT, encoded by the coding sequence ATGGATGGAGGCAACCAGAGCGGGGACTCTGAGTTCCTACTCCTGGGGCTCTCAGAGGTTCCCGAGCATCAGCGCATCCTGTTTTGGACTTTTCTGTCCATGTACCTGGTCACAGTGGTGGGGAATGTGCTCATCATCCTGGCCATCGGCTCTGACTCCCACCTGCACACTCCCATGTATTTCTTCCTGGCCAATCTCTCCTTCACTGACCTCTTCTTTGTCACCAACACGATCCCCAAGATGCTGGTGAACCTTCAGTCCCAGAACAAAGCCATCTCCTACACAGGATGCCTGACTCAGCTCTACTTCCTGGTGTCTTTGGTAGCCTTGGACAACCTCATCCTGGCTGTAATGGCATATGACCGTTATGTGGCTATCTGTCGTCCCCTCCATTATACTACAGCCATGAGCCCTAAGCTCTGCATCTTGCTCCTCATCTTGTGCTGGGCCCTATCTATCCTCTATGGCCTCATCCACACCATCCTCATGACCAAAGTAGCCTTCTGTGGGTCTCGGAAGATCCACTACATCTTCTGTGAAATGTATGTCCTGCTCAGGCTTGCATGTTCCGACACACGCATCAATCATCTGGTGCTGATCGCCACAGGCTGCTTCATCTTCTTTGCTCCTTTTGGACTCATGATCATATCCTATATCTGGATTGTCAGAGCTATTGTCAGAATTCCCTCGGCCTCTAGCAAGTACAAAGCCTTTTCCACCTGTGCGTCCCATCTGGCTGTGGTGGCCCTCTTCTATGGGACACTTTGTATGGTGTATCTGCAGCCCCTGCACACCTACTCCATGAAAGACTCAGTAGCCACAGTGATGTATGCAGTGGTGACACCCATGATGAACCCTttcatctacagcctgaggaacaagGACATGCATGGGGCTCTGGGAAGACTTCTAAGGAAGCCAATTCAGAGGTTAACATGA